Proteins from a genomic interval of Hydrogenophaga sp. PAMC20947:
- a CDS encoding nitrile hydratase subunit alpha, protein MTLHMPTRVDAVEKLVEARGLLMPSTIDDYEHFVDEQWLPMNGGRLVAKAWTDAAFKDRLLTDGKAAAAELGFAMPEHHGSLEVKENTANVHNVICCTLCSCTAFTIIGMAPGWYKDLDYRARIVREARTVLAELGLVLPPTVGIRIWDTTADTRYMILPMRPTHTEGWSEEALADLVTQEALIGVARLEAPYTTTPN, encoded by the coding sequence ATGACCCTACACATGCCGACGCGTGTCGATGCCGTAGAAAAACTGGTGGAGGCACGCGGCCTGTTGATGCCATCCACTATCGACGATTACGAACACTTCGTGGACGAACAATGGTTGCCGATGAACGGCGGTCGCCTGGTTGCAAAGGCCTGGACCGACGCTGCTTTCAAGGACCGCTTATTGACCGATGGCAAGGCCGCCGCGGCCGAGCTAGGGTTTGCTATGCCTGAGCATCACGGCAGCTTGGAGGTGAAGGAGAACACCGCCAACGTGCATAACGTCATCTGCTGCACCCTGTGCTCCTGTACCGCCTTCACCATCATCGGAATGGCACCAGGTTGGTACAAGGATCTGGACTACCGTGCACGCATCGTGCGTGAAGCACGAACCGTGCTCGCCGAGCTTGGGCTTGTCTTACCGCCAACCGTGGGTATCCGTATCTGGGACACCACCGCTGACACCCGTTACATGATTCTTCCGATGCGCCCCACGCACACTGAAGGCTGGAGTGAAGAGGCATTGGCCGACCTGGTGACGCAAGAGGCGCTCATCGGTGTGGCTCGCCTCGAAGCTCCCTATACGAC
- a CDS encoding ABC transporter ATP-binding protein yields the protein MTTPSAHLEISNVSKTFHSPRDDSSVIALSDVSLKVMKGEFISLLGPSGCGKSTLLNMLAGFHKPTSGVLLQNGREIVGPDPSRTVVFQDYALFGWMNLQKNVEFGMKAKGVGVKERAEYARELLAKVQLTGFENKFPHEVSGGMKQRAAIARALAPDPEVLLMDEPFGALDAQTRVLLQEEIARISSDSGKTVIFVTHGIDEAVFLADRVVVMSPRPGRVREEVLVELGRPRTAEVRTGDWFVSTVSSLWETLKPEWQKAEGI from the coding sequence ATGACGACACCTTCCGCACACCTTGAGATTTCAAACGTATCCAAGACCTTTCACTCGCCACGCGACGACTCATCAGTTATTGCACTGAGCGACGTATCGCTGAAGGTGATGAAGGGGGAATTTATCTCGCTGCTCGGTCCTTCAGGATGCGGCAAGTCGACCTTACTGAATATGCTGGCTGGCTTCCATAAACCCACCAGCGGAGTGTTGCTGCAGAACGGCCGGGAAATTGTCGGACCCGATCCATCACGCACGGTGGTGTTTCAGGACTACGCACTGTTCGGCTGGATGAACCTGCAAAAGAATGTTGAATTCGGGATGAAGGCCAAGGGCGTGGGGGTGAAAGAGCGAGCTGAATATGCGCGTGAACTCCTCGCCAAGGTGCAGCTCACTGGATTCGAAAACAAGTTCCCGCACGAGGTGTCTGGCGGAATGAAACAACGCGCGGCCATCGCCCGAGCGTTGGCTCCAGACCCTGAAGTACTGCTTATGGACGAGCCCTTTGGTGCTCTGGATGCTCAGACCCGTGTGCTGCTGCAAGAGGAAATCGCCCGAATTTCATCAGACAGCGGCAAGACTGTAATTTTCGTGACTCATGGCATTGACGAGGCGGTGTTCCTCGCCGACCGAGTGGTGGTCATGAGCCCGCGCCCGGGTCGGGTGCGCGAAGAAGTGTTAGTTGAATTAGGCCGTCCCAGAACGGCGGAAGTACGCACAGGAGACTGGTTTGTATCCACCGTTAGCTCGCTTTGGGAAACCCTGAAGCCCGAATGGCAAAAAGCCGAAGGAATTTGA
- a CDS encoding tripartite tricarboxylate transporter permease, producing MLLDPLTLLYVVLGFLIGTVFAAIPGLTATLALALLLPLTYSLDVTTALMACASIYMAGMCGGSITAITVNIPGAPSSMMTALDGYPMQQQGKGALALGHAAFGSMVGGAFGCILLILMAPLVAEISLLVKTSGKFSLLAFAIVVIVISERGKILKAALAACMGMMLATMGLDGVEPLARFTFGLSDLTSGIDLMPVIIGAFAISEILMQAGDQQAARKIVGALSKVTIRRRDFFPPLSQIKEVGWGCYIKSSLIGYAVGVLPGAGGSMGSFLAYVEAVRTSKNPGSFGKGNPKGIAAAETANNAVCGGALVPTLTFGIPGDPVMAIMLGVLVINGIQPGPQLMSNQAELIAPMLSSLLFSAVILIPLTMYLLGPYFVKVVAIPRGVLYGAIALLAVLGSFVSTYSVFQMAVALAMGVLTFCMRKNGFPIITLVLGFILGPNLEEFFRRSLAISNGNPLTFITSPDSLFFVALTLVFVYFLSIKKPAKLPIAGADAQSK from the coding sequence ATGCTCCTTGATCCCCTGACCCTTCTTTACGTTGTGCTCGGCTTCCTGATTGGTACCGTGTTTGCTGCGATACCGGGGCTCACTGCCACTTTGGCGTTGGCACTCTTGCTGCCGCTCACCTACAGCCTCGATGTGACCACCGCCTTGATGGCCTGTGCAAGCATCTACATGGCGGGCATGTGTGGCGGCAGCATCACCGCGATCACCGTCAACATCCCGGGAGCGCCGTCGTCCATGATGACCGCGCTCGACGGCTACCCCATGCAACAGCAAGGCAAGGGCGCCTTGGCTTTGGGCCATGCGGCCTTTGGCTCCATGGTGGGTGGAGCTTTTGGTTGCATTCTCTTGATCCTGATGGCGCCACTGGTCGCGGAGATCTCGCTGCTGGTCAAGACCAGTGGCAAATTCTCTCTGCTGGCTTTTGCGATCGTAGTGATCGTCATTTCAGAGCGCGGAAAAATCCTCAAGGCAGCGCTCGCTGCCTGCATGGGCATGATGCTCGCGACCATGGGGCTGGACGGCGTAGAGCCCTTGGCCCGTTTCACGTTCGGCCTGAGCGACCTCACCAGCGGCATCGATCTGATGCCCGTAATCATCGGGGCTTTTGCGATCAGCGAAATTCTGATGCAAGCGGGTGATCAACAAGCCGCCCGCAAGATCGTCGGTGCGCTTAGCAAAGTTACGATCCGCAGGCGCGACTTCTTTCCACCGTTGTCACAGATCAAAGAAGTCGGCTGGGGGTGCTATATCAAGTCCAGCCTGATTGGCTACGCGGTCGGAGTTCTGCCGGGTGCAGGCGGATCGATGGGCAGCTTTCTCGCGTATGTCGAAGCGGTTCGCACGTCCAAGAACCCTGGTAGCTTCGGCAAAGGCAATCCGAAAGGCATTGCAGCCGCCGAAACCGCGAACAACGCTGTTTGTGGAGGGGCGCTGGTGCCGACGCTGACGTTCGGCATTCCTGGCGACCCGGTGATGGCGATCATGCTCGGCGTGCTGGTCATCAACGGCATTCAACCCGGTCCCCAGCTGATGAGCAACCAGGCTGAATTGATCGCCCCCATGTTGTCTTCCCTGCTCTTCAGTGCGGTCATCCTGATTCCATTGACCATGTACCTGCTGGGTCCGTATTTCGTCAAGGTGGTAGCCATCCCTAGGGGTGTGCTCTACGGCGCAATTGCCTTGCTGGCAGTGCTGGGCAGCTTTGTGTCGACCTACTCCGTCTTTCAGATGGCGGTTGCGCTGGCCATGGGTGTGCTCACTTTCTGCATGCGCAAGAACGGCTTCCCCATCATCACCCTTGTCCTGGGGTTCATCCTAGGGCCCAACCTCGAAGAATTTTTCCGCCGTTCATTGGCCATTTCGAACGGCAATCCTCTGACGTTCATCACGAGCCCTGACAGCTTATTTTTCGTGGCTCTCACCCTGGTTTTTGTCTATTTCCTCAGCATCAAAAAGCCCGCAAAGCTGCCTATTGCAGGCGCAGATGCTCAGTCGAAATGA
- a CDS encoding tripartite tricarboxylate transporter substrate binding protein has translation MFIKSLKTGIIIAAAHCVFAASAIAADFPARDIRLIVPWPAGGGADGISRKIGQIAEKSLGKSIYVENIGGAVTATGLMQMSKARPDGHTIGVLTYDSVITLPRGKMVPGYSLEKMTPIARITKEADAIVVSKKSGFKSFQELIAAAKAKPNSVRVGVAPKGSGPFLAVRRLEKMTGVTFNVISYAGSSSAEAEALLSGELDAAISSLGDFSGIISSGDAMGVVELSSEQNPSFPNVPPISKLGYELETGSFILLAAPKGTPKEAIVKLEASFKQAYDSKEFQTWLGTIGVTPSWLGSAGVQQWIDQLQKTTFKVMDDLSL, from the coding sequence ATGTTCATCAAATCCTTGAAGACCGGCATCATCATTGCGGCAGCCCATTGTGTGTTCGCTGCCTCGGCTATTGCGGCCGATTTCCCTGCGCGAGACATCCGCCTTATCGTGCCATGGCCAGCCGGTGGTGGCGCCGATGGCATTTCACGCAAGATCGGTCAGATCGCCGAAAAGAGCCTGGGCAAATCCATCTACGTTGAGAACATCGGAGGCGCTGTGACGGCCACCGGCCTCATGCAGATGAGCAAGGCCAGGCCAGACGGTCACACCATTGGTGTGCTGACCTACGACAGCGTCATTACCTTGCCGCGCGGCAAGATGGTTCCAGGCTACTCGCTGGAGAAAATGACGCCGATCGCCAGAATCACCAAAGAAGCCGATGCGATTGTGGTCTCGAAAAAGTCTGGATTCAAAAGCTTCCAGGAGCTGATTGCCGCAGCGAAGGCCAAGCCCAATTCGGTACGCGTCGGCGTTGCACCCAAGGGTTCCGGACCTTTTCTCGCGGTCCGCCGCCTGGAGAAAATGACGGGAGTGACCTTCAATGTGATCAGCTACGCTGGGTCTTCCAGCGCGGAAGCCGAGGCATTGCTGTCGGGCGAACTCGATGCAGCGATTTCCAGCCTGGGCGACTTCAGCGGCATCATTTCATCTGGCGATGCCATGGGTGTCGTGGAATTGTCATCCGAGCAGAATCCGTCGTTCCCGAATGTTCCGCCCATCAGCAAGCTGGGCTACGAACTTGAAACCGGCAGCTTCATTCTTCTTGCTGCTCCCAAGGGCACGCCCAAAGAAGCCATCGTCAAGCTCGAAGCCTCTTTCAAACAGGCTTACGACAGCAAAGAGTTCCAGACCTGGTTGGGCACCATTGGTGTGACGCCTAGCTGGTTGGGCTCGGCTGGCGTGCAGCAGTGGATCGATCAACTGCAGAAAACCACCTTCAAAGTCATGGATGACTTGAGCCTTTAA
- a CDS encoding ABC transporter permease has product MKINPVLLRNVSGLIAFFALWQLLSALGFINSFVLPSPWGVLQALWILLLDGTLMTHLGASLLRVAVGYLLAMVVGLSFGFLCGWVRNVSDFVRPVVEALRPIPPLAWVPISILWFGLGDASAYFLVFLGCVFPLFFGAYTAVRSLDRNQLNAAQSLGAGRWQMLRDVLIPASLPTVMPSLRLALGIGWMCVVTAELIAAQTGLGYLIQQSRMVFQIQNVVAGMATIGLVGFLMSNILERVERRVIAWAPSERN; this is encoded by the coding sequence ATGAAAATTAATCCTGTACTTTTGCGCAACGTTAGTGGTTTGATTGCATTTTTTGCGTTGTGGCAACTCCTCAGCGCTCTGGGGTTCATCAACTCGTTCGTACTGCCCTCACCTTGGGGTGTCTTGCAGGCGTTGTGGATATTGCTTCTCGACGGCACCCTCATGACCCACCTTGGAGCCAGCCTGCTTCGTGTTGCTGTGGGCTACCTCCTCGCGATGGTGGTGGGTCTCTCATTCGGCTTTCTTTGTGGCTGGGTGCGCAATGTCTCTGATTTCGTGCGTCCGGTGGTTGAAGCCTTGCGCCCGATCCCGCCGCTGGCCTGGGTGCCGATCTCCATCCTCTGGTTTGGGCTTGGTGATGCCTCCGCTTACTTTCTAGTGTTTCTAGGGTGTGTCTTTCCACTGTTCTTCGGCGCGTATACCGCTGTGCGTTCGCTCGACAGAAATCAGCTCAATGCCGCTCAAAGTCTGGGCGCCGGGCGCTGGCAGATGCTGCGCGATGTGCTGATTCCTGCCTCACTGCCAACAGTGATGCCCAGCCTGCGTCTGGCCCTGGGCATTGGTTGGATGTGTGTCGTGACCGCTGAACTCATTGCTGCGCAGACTGGCCTGGGCTACCTCATCCAACAGTCGCGCATGGTTTTCCAGATCCAGAACGTAGTAGCCGGTATGGCCACCATTGGGCTCGTCGGTTTCCTTATGTCCAACATCCTCGAACGGGTCGAGCGCCGGGTAATCGCCTGGGCACCGTCCGAACGCAACTGA
- a CDS encoding ribonuclease activity regulator RraA — protein sequence MSATYTFESLKDSTKKSLERVSTATLHTALFKKGLRNTYIQGVSRMNTAKLKMVGQAFTLRYIPAREDLDTVAAFKDPKHPQRLAVETVPAGMILVSDCRQDASAASAGSILLTRLQVRQCAGFVSDAGIRDFDDASEMALPIFCAKPSAPTNLTKHHGVDIQVPIGCGGVPVFPGDVLVGDGDGVIVIPLEIVDEIAEEASKMEQFETYVLGKVGAGEAVIGLYPPNEAALDAYTQSKA from the coding sequence ATGAGCGCCACCTACACATTCGAGTCCCTCAAAGACTCCACGAAAAAGTCCCTGGAACGGGTGTCCACCGCGACCTTGCACACCGCCTTGTTCAAGAAGGGTCTTCGGAACACCTACATCCAGGGCGTAAGCCGGATGAACACCGCGAAGCTGAAGATGGTGGGACAGGCGTTCACCTTGCGCTACATCCCCGCCAGAGAAGATCTCGACACCGTCGCGGCATTCAAAGACCCCAAACACCCGCAGCGTCTGGCCGTGGAAACGGTGCCGGCCGGCATGATCCTCGTGTCCGATTGTCGGCAGGATGCCAGCGCCGCATCGGCCGGCAGCATTCTCCTCACGCGCCTGCAGGTCCGCCAATGCGCTGGCTTCGTTTCAGACGCAGGTATTCGGGATTTCGACGATGCCTCCGAGATGGCTCTGCCCATCTTCTGTGCGAAACCCAGTGCCCCCACCAACCTGACCAAACACCATGGCGTAGACATTCAGGTGCCAATTGGCTGTGGGGGGGTTCCGGTCTTCCCTGGCGACGTGCTCGTGGGCGATGGCGATGGCGTCATCGTCATTCCCCTCGAAATCGTGGACGAGATTGCAGAAGAGGCTTCAAAGATGGAGCAATTCGAAACCTACGTTTTGGGCAAAGTGGGTGCAGGCGAAGCCGTAATTGGTCTGTATCCACCCAACGAAGCTGCCCTTGATGCGTACACCCAGTCCAAAGCCTGA
- a CDS encoding FadR/GntR family transcriptional regulator — translation MARSKDTDSTAAQTTGIAHEALVGSPSESGPRNRLSDQLYGKVFEQITSGRFKLGEQLPSEVEIAEKFGVSRPVVREAFLRLRVDGLITSRQGMGTFVSHQPALRIKVYAKAQDIATYLRCQELRITVEGDAARLAAERHTEEQMDAIVSAHETFSIGVHSGDLTPAADLDFHARIAQASGNEFYANTLENIHEAMVGLMRLTLGLTRTASKKRALTVLDEHSAIVSAIRARDGEQARVAMQFHLGQARRRLIDRRRDK, via the coding sequence ATGGCTCGCAGCAAAGACACTGATTCCACAGCCGCGCAAACAACAGGGATTGCACATGAAGCCTTGGTGGGCAGCCCCAGCGAATCAGGACCGCGTAATCGCCTGTCTGATCAGCTCTACGGCAAAGTCTTTGAGCAGATCACCTCAGGCCGGTTCAAACTGGGTGAGCAGCTTCCTTCTGAAGTAGAAATCGCAGAGAAGTTTGGGGTATCCCGGCCGGTTGTCAGGGAGGCGTTCTTGCGTTTGCGGGTCGACGGGTTGATCACGTCACGCCAGGGCATGGGAACCTTTGTCAGCCATCAACCGGCACTGCGCATAAAGGTCTATGCGAAGGCGCAAGACATCGCCACCTACTTGAGATGTCAAGAGTTGCGAATTACTGTTGAAGGTGATGCCGCCAGGCTAGCTGCCGAACGTCACACAGAAGAACAGATGGACGCTATTGTTTCCGCTCACGAGACATTTTCAATCGGTGTGCACAGTGGCGATTTGACTCCGGCTGCGGATCTGGATTTTCACGCTCGCATCGCGCAAGCCAGCGGCAATGAGTTTTACGCCAACACGCTCGAAAATATCCATGAGGCCATGGTCGGCCTGATGCGTCTGACGCTAGGACTCACTCGCACAGCGTCCAAGAAGCGAGCGTTAACTGTTCTCGACGAACACTCGGCAATCGTTTCTGCAATTCGCGCCCGCGACGGCGAGCAGGCTCGGGTAGCTATGCAGTTTCACCTAGGCCAAGCTCGACGTCGTTTGATTGACAGACGCCGCGACAAGTAG
- a CDS encoding aldehyde dehydrogenase (NADP(+)): MQVTGQMLIGRESVFGNRASIRAFNPSTGEPIEPVFKGAGAEEVDRACALAEAAAVAFRNTSLDVRAGFLETVAVQIEALGDALIELCMLESGLPRARLEGERGRTCGQLRLFASLVQAGEWLDVRVDTALPERKPLPRVDLRLQNIAMGPVAVFGASNFPLAFSVAGGDTASAWAAGCPVIVKGHSAHPGTSELVGRAIQAAVAQCGLPEGVFSLLFGSGNELGQALVSDARIKAVGFTGSRNGGLALMKTAQARPQPIPVYAEMSSINPVFLLPDALQNRGPAMAEAFVASLAMGAGQFCTNPGLVVGLRGDALSRFIETATEATTKVAPQTMLSPGIQAAYAAGVEALSSHAKVRESGKGITTNGPCQCQARLFVTNAVDFLGDEALRNEVFGATSLIVECDDWAEVKRVAHSIEGQLTVTLLMDDSDLASASELLPILEDKAGRLLVNGWPTGVEVSHAMVHGGPFPATSDSRTTSVGTAAIQRFLRPVCYQNFPQALLPETLRDNHPTNVSRLLDGKRVLPT; this comes from the coding sequence ATGCAAGTTACCGGACAGATGTTGATTGGTCGCGAAAGCGTTTTTGGAAACAGGGCATCGATTCGGGCTTTTAACCCGAGCACGGGCGAACCCATCGAACCTGTATTCAAAGGCGCAGGCGCTGAGGAAGTGGATCGGGCCTGCGCACTGGCCGAGGCGGCCGCAGTGGCGTTCCGTAACACCTCGCTCGACGTGCGTGCCGGGTTCCTGGAGACGGTCGCTGTGCAGATAGAGGCGCTGGGTGACGCGCTGATTGAGCTCTGCATGCTGGAGTCAGGCCTTCCACGGGCACGACTGGAAGGCGAGCGCGGACGAACCTGCGGCCAATTGCGCTTATTTGCCTCGCTGGTTCAAGCTGGCGAGTGGTTGGACGTGCGGGTGGATACTGCGCTGCCTGAGCGCAAACCTTTGCCGCGGGTCGATCTGCGCTTGCAGAATATCGCCATGGGTCCAGTTGCCGTGTTCGGCGCCAGCAATTTTCCACTGGCTTTCAGCGTGGCCGGTGGCGACACGGCTTCGGCATGGGCGGCGGGTTGCCCCGTCATCGTAAAAGGCCACTCTGCCCACCCTGGCACATCCGAACTGGTCGGCCGGGCCATCCAGGCGGCGGTGGCCCAGTGTGGTCTGCCAGAAGGTGTATTCTCCCTGCTGTTTGGCTCGGGCAATGAGCTGGGTCAGGCGCTGGTCTCAGACGCCCGCATCAAAGCCGTGGGCTTCACCGGCTCCCGCAACGGGGGTCTTGCTTTGATGAAAACGGCACAGGCCCGTCCTCAACCCATTCCAGTCTACGCGGAGATGAGCAGCATCAATCCGGTGTTTCTGCTTCCCGATGCTCTGCAAAACCGTGGGCCTGCAATGGCCGAAGCATTTGTCGCTTCACTGGCTATGGGGGCCGGTCAGTTTTGCACCAACCCTGGTCTGGTGGTGGGCTTGCGCGGGGATGCGCTCAGCCGCTTTATCGAAACGGCAACAGAGGCGACCACAAAAGTGGCGCCCCAAACCATGCTGTCTCCTGGTATCCAAGCTGCATATGCAGCTGGCGTAGAGGCACTGTCCTCCCACGCCAAGGTACGCGAATCTGGAAAGGGCATCACCACAAACGGTCCTTGCCAGTGCCAGGCCAGGCTGTTTGTCACGAATGCCGTCGACTTCCTGGGCGATGAGGCCCTGCGCAACGAAGTGTTTGGCGCGACATCCTTGATTGTTGAGTGTGATGACTGGGCCGAGGTAAAGCGCGTTGCCCATTCGATCGAAGGGCAGCTGACTGTCACCCTGCTGATGGACGACAGTGACCTAGCGAGCGCCTCGGAGCTGCTGCCCATTCTTGAAGACAAGGCTGGGCGTTTGCTGGTCAACGGATGGCCAACAGGCGTTGAAGTCAGCCATGCAATGGTGCACGGTGGCCCTTTCCCAGCGACCTCCGATTCGCGCACAACGTCTGTCGGAACTGCCGCGATTCAACGCTTCCTACGTCCAGTCTGTTATCAGAATTTTCCTCAAGCGTTGCTTCCCGAAACGTTGCGGGACAACCATCCCACAAATGTATCTCGCTTGCTGGACGGCAAACGTGTCCTGCCGACATAA
- a CDS encoding GreA/GreB family elongation factor produces MDKFLLQQQVLERLAEDLLQAEQAVRAAHETATHEENIAENKYDTLGLEAAYLATGQARRAAAISQVMAHWRQFRPSPYDASIGIQLGALVCLVDSEDKQKQLFLGPEGGSMKLVSGAQLVQVISSESPLGRAMLGKCEGDEVSIQVAPVRQRFEVLRVH; encoded by the coding sequence ATGGATAAATTCTTGCTGCAGCAGCAGGTGCTGGAACGGCTCGCCGAAGACCTGCTGCAAGCCGAACAGGCAGTGCGGGCGGCCCATGAAACGGCGACTCACGAAGAAAACATCGCTGAAAACAAATACGACACTTTGGGACTCGAAGCCGCCTACCTGGCCACCGGCCAAGCTCGTCGCGCCGCAGCCATAAGCCAGGTGATGGCCCATTGGCGCCAATTCCGCCCGAGCCCCTACGACGCCAGCATAGGTATACAGCTCGGCGCGCTGGTCTGCCTGGTCGATTCCGAGGACAAGCAGAAACAGCTCTTCCTCGGCCCGGAGGGGGGCAGCATGAAGTTGGTCAGCGGCGCTCAGCTCGTTCAGGTCATCAGCAGCGAATCCCCTTTGGGCAGGGCCATGCTGGGTAAATGCGAGGGTGATGAGGTGTCGATACAAGTCGCTCCAGTCCGACAGCGGTTTGAGGTGCTGAGGGTACATTGA
- a CDS encoding NrtA/SsuA/CpmA family ABC transporter substrate-binding protein yields the protein MITRRNFNQFSLAGAATILGAPAIVRAASSLDVVRFGWTNTVVVSAQTMHVLKNTDIAERNGIKLEMPQLMNSPAVTEAIASNSVDMGTVSDFSAVTIMAAGAPIVPVAHQSSFRSAIMVTKKSGIKSLADLKGKAIYGTFGITAYLNAQEAVTKAGLIVGKDVNFVNINTPELSDAVRAQRIDAFFMWDPWLALFEDAGLATPMAENTSPSMVLQANSSFIKEKPDVLRRFLKSHNEALFWASQNHTQANAWFRSLEPAKSIPENVIEKASTFDPQWTIKKLADVSCTIKPEAIASMEKMAQWGFGEKLLPRVPSVKQLVNTDISSKADQDTKAGTFDVTRVKVKKLA from the coding sequence ATGATCACTCGTCGCAATTTCAATCAATTCTCACTGGCTGGAGCCGCCACCATCCTCGGAGCTCCAGCCATCGTGCGCGCAGCCTCGTCGTTGGATGTGGTTCGCTTCGGCTGGACCAACACAGTGGTGGTGTCCGCACAGACTATGCACGTGTTGAAGAACACGGACATCGCTGAACGCAACGGCATCAAGCTGGAAATGCCCCAGTTGATGAACAGTCCAGCAGTCACCGAAGCCATTGCATCCAACTCGGTTGACATGGGCACCGTGTCTGATTTCAGCGCAGTGACCATCATGGCAGCTGGTGCGCCCATCGTGCCTGTGGCGCACCAGTCGAGTTTTCGATCGGCCATCATGGTGACCAAGAAATCTGGCATCAAGTCGCTGGCGGACCTGAAAGGGAAAGCAATCTACGGCACCTTCGGCATCACTGCATACCTCAATGCCCAAGAAGCCGTCACCAAGGCAGGACTGATCGTCGGTAAGGACGTGAATTTCGTCAACATCAACACGCCCGAGTTGTCCGATGCGGTCCGAGCGCAGCGCATCGACGCCTTCTTCATGTGGGACCCCTGGTTGGCCCTGTTCGAGGACGCGGGCTTAGCCACGCCCATGGCCGAGAACACCTCGCCATCGATGGTGCTGCAGGCCAACTCCAGTTTCATCAAGGAGAAACCAGATGTCCTGCGTCGTTTTCTCAAGTCACACAATGAAGCTCTGTTCTGGGCCAGCCAGAACCATACGCAGGCTAACGCTTGGTTCCGCTCCTTGGAGCCAGCAAAGAGCATTCCTGAGAATGTGATCGAGAAGGCTTCCACTTTTGATCCGCAGTGGACGATCAAGAAACTCGCTGACGTTTCTTGCACCATCAAGCCTGAAGCCATCGCCAGCATGGAAAAGATGGCGCAATGGGGATTTGGCGAAAAGCTGCTGCCGCGGGTACCGAGTGTCAAGCAGCTCGTGAACACTGACATTTCCTCCAAGGCCGACCAAGACACCAAAGCAGGCACCTTCGATGTGACTCGTGTCAAGGTTAAGAAGCTAGCGTGA
- a CDS encoding MarR family winged helix-turn-helix transcriptional regulator — protein sequence MENALARLGIAGNLYKVYRAAIELGDVPVTNVIERTGLPKATVYGALDRLQQEGLIAEWKGKGLRRVQANEPSVLLEHVEARKQMLTEVLPQLRAMYHRAQGKPNIRFYEGEAGVKTALWDSLSGDAPNMEAVFSMADLMEVPGLSAIDEYMAERVRRKKSMRVVRSRSRDRAEIWQSSHALHRELRFTPPAMTLSMTFIIYGSRVALMSSTKECYGMVIESEEYAHMMRAMYEGIWSQSEPTDYID from the coding sequence ATGGAAAATGCGCTAGCCCGCCTCGGCATCGCGGGCAATCTCTACAAGGTTTACCGGGCAGCCATCGAACTTGGTGACGTCCCGGTGACCAATGTGATCGAACGTACTGGGTTGCCCAAGGCTACGGTTTATGGCGCGCTCGATCGCTTGCAGCAAGAAGGTCTGATCGCCGAATGGAAAGGCAAAGGCTTGCGACGAGTGCAGGCGAACGAGCCGAGTGTGTTGTTGGAGCATGTTGAAGCTCGCAAACAAATGCTGACCGAAGTGCTGCCTCAACTCCGTGCGATGTACCACCGCGCGCAGGGAAAGCCAAACATCCGCTTCTATGAAGGGGAAGCGGGTGTGAAAACCGCTCTTTGGGATTCTCTTTCCGGCGACGCTCCCAACATGGAGGCCGTTTTTTCCATGGCCGATCTGATGGAGGTTCCAGGCCTGTCAGCCATCGACGAATACATGGCAGAGCGCGTACGTCGAAAAAAATCCATGCGGGTCGTGCGCTCTCGAAGCCGTGACCGCGCCGAAATATGGCAGTCGAGCCACGCCCTACATCGTGAGTTGCGCTTCACACCTCCGGCAATGACTTTGTCTATGACTTTCATCATTTATGGCTCGCGGGTGGCCTTGATGTCGTCCACAAAAGAGTGCTACGGCATGGTGATCGAGAGTGAGGAGTACGCCCACATGATGCGCGCCATGTACGAGGGCATCTGGTCCCAGAGCGAACCGACTGATTACATCGACTAA
- a CDS encoding tripartite tricarboxylate transporter TctB family protein: MTLNKKSIFPLFVLVVSVIYLIEAIRMGAPVVDAGIRPSFVPQVLGALSTLFSLILTIKSVREQAPPDTEAETSDNGAAAVEDASSIKPAVLTIVAISIYIALFTTLGYVLSSMVFVFAIIVIFSAPDRWLSKLATSAAIVAFGYVVFEQLFGVRLPTLWG; this comes from the coding sequence ATGACTTTGAATAAAAAATCGATTTTTCCGTTATTCGTTCTGGTGGTTTCGGTTATCTACCTGATTGAAGCCATCAGGATGGGTGCGCCCGTTGTGGATGCAGGCATTCGCCCCTCTTTCGTTCCGCAGGTCTTGGGTGCGCTGTCAACGCTGTTCAGTCTCATCCTGACCATCAAATCCGTCAGGGAGCAAGCACCACCGGATACCGAAGCGGAAACGTCGGACAACGGCGCTGCAGCGGTAGAGGATGCTTCGTCGATCAAGCCAGCCGTGCTGACGATCGTGGCGATTTCGATCTACATCGCACTGTTCACGACCTTGGGCTATGTGCTGTCTTCGATGGTGTTTGTCTTCGCCATCATCGTGATCTTTTCAGCCCCCGATAGGTGGCTTTCCAAGCTCGCCACATCGGCCGCCATTGTTGCCTTCGGCTACGTCGTCTTTGAACAATTGTTTGGCGTTCGATTGCCGACTTTGTGGGGATAA